The Budorcas taxicolor isolate Tak-1 chromosome 5, Takin1.1, whole genome shotgun sequence genome includes a window with the following:
- the WNT10B gene encoding protein Wnt-10b, whose translation MREQPRPRPPPSGLAGLLFLALCSRALGNEILGLKLPGGGEPPLTANTVCLTLSGLSKRQLGLCLRSPDVTASALQGLHIAVHECQHQLRDQRWNCSALEGGGRLPHHSAILKRGFRESAFSFSMLAAGVMHAVATACSLGKLVSCGCGWKGSGEQDRLRAKLLQLQALSRGKSFPHSLPSTGPGSGPSPGPQDTWEWGGCNHDMDFGEKFSRDFLDSREAPRDIQARMRIHNNRVGRQVVTENLKRKCKCHGTSGSCQFKTCWRAAPEFRAVGTALRERLGRAIFIDAHNRNSGAFQPRLRPRRLSGELVYFEKSPDFCERDPAVGSPGTRGRACNKTSRLLDGCGSLCCGRGHNVLRQTRVERCHCRFHWCCYVLCEECKVTEWVNVCK comes from the exons ATGCGGGAGCAGCCCCGGCCGCGGCCTCCGCCCTCGGGCCTCGCCGGTCTCCTGTTCCTGGCGTTGTGCAGTCG GGCCCTCGGCAATGAGATTCTGGGCTTGAAGCTGCCGGGCGGCGGCGAGCCGCCGCTGACCGCCAACACAGTCTGCTTGACGCTGTCGGGCCTGAGCAAGCGGCAGCTGggcctgtgcctgcgcagccccGACGTGACGGCGTCTGCGCTCCAGGGCCTGCACATCGCGGTCCACGAGTGTCAGCACCAGCTGCGCGATCAGCGCTGGAACTGCTCGGCGCTCGAGGGCGGCGGCCGCCTGCCGCACCACAGCGCCATCCTCAAGCGCG GTTTCCGAGAGAgcgctttttccttctccatgctggcTGCTGGGGTCATGCATGCAGTAGCCACCGCCTGCAGCCTGGGCAAGCTGGTGAGCTGCGGCTGTGGCTGGAAGGGCAGTGGTGAGCAGGATCGACTGAGGGCGAAACTGCTGCAGCTGCAGGCACTATCGCGGGGCAAAAGCTttccccactccctgcccagCACGGGCCCTGGCTCTGGTCCCAGCCCTGGTCCCCAGGACACGTGGGAATGGGGCGGCTGTAACCATGACATGGACTTCGGGGAGAAGTTCTCTCGGGATTTTTTGGATTCCAGGGAAGCTCCCCGGGACATCCAGGCACGAATGCGGATCCACAACAACAGGGTGGGGCGTCAG GTGGTAACTGAAAACTTGAAGCGGAAATGCAAGTGCCATGGCACATCAGGCAGCTGCCAGTTCAAGACGTGCTGGAGGGCAGCCCCAGAGTTCCGGGCAGTGGGAACAGCCTTGCGGGAGCGGCTGGGCCGGGCCATCTTCATTGATGCTCACAACCGCAACTCCGGAGCCTTCCAACCCCGCCTTCGGCCCCGTCGCCTCTCAGGAGAGCTGGTCTACTTCGAGAAGTCTCCTGACTTCTGCGAGCGAGACCCCGCTGTGGGCTCCCCAGGCACGCGGGGCCGGGCCTGCAACAAGACCAGCCGCCTGCTGGATGGCTGTGGCAGCCTGTGCTGTGGCCGCGGGCACAACGTGCTCCGGCAGACCCGAGTCGAGCGCTGTCATTGCCGCTTCCACTGGTGCTGCTACGTGCTGTGTGAAGAGTGCAAGGTCACAGAGTGGGTCAATGTGTGTAAGTGA
- the ARF3 gene encoding ADP-ribosylation factor 3, producing MGNIFGNLLKSLIGKKEMRILMVGLDAAGKTTILYKLKLGEIVTTIPTIGFNVETVEYKNISFTVWDVGGQDKIRPLWRHYFQNTQGLIFVVDSNDRERVNEAREELMRMLAEDELRDAVLLVFANKQDLPNAMNAAEITDKLGLHSLRHRNWYIQATCATSGDGLYEGLDWLANQLKNKK from the exons ATGGGTAACATCTTTGGAAACCTTCTCAAGAGCCTGATTGGGAAGAAGGAGATGCGCATCCTGATGGTGGGCCTGGATGCCGCAGGAAAGACCACCATCCTGTACAAGCTGAAACTGGGCGAGATCgtcaccaccatccccaccattg GGTTCAATGTGGAGACAGTGGAGTACAAGAACATCAGCTTCACAGTTTGGGATGTGGGTGGCCAGGACAAGATTCGGCCTCTCTGGAGACACTACTTCCAGAACACCCAAG GGCTGATATTTGTGGTCGACAGCAATGATCGAGAGCGAGTAAATGAGGCCCGGGAGGAGCTGATGAGGATGTTGGCGGAGGATGAGCTCCGGGATGCTGTGCTCCTTGTCTTTGCAAACAAACAG GACTTGCCTAATGCCATGAATGCCGCTGAGATCACAGACAAGCTGGGCCTGCACTCCCTGCGCCACCGCAACTGGTACATTCAGGCCACCTGTGCCACCAGCGGGGACGGGCTGTATGAAGGCCTGGACTGGCTGGCCAACCAGCTCAAAAACAAGAAGTGA